The stretch of DNA CCCGACGTACACCCCGTCGCGCCCGCAGTCGGTGGTGAGAGAGCACACTTTCATCTCGGGCGGCCAGATGACGCGGACGCCCCGAACCGTCCGCTCGACGCTCGCGGTCTGTCGATACGTGACCGTCGTCCCCTGCGGTTCGACGAAGGTGACGAGCAGCGTCACCCGACTGACGCCGGCGGGGAGCGGCGCCGTCGCCGCCGCGGTGCCGTTCGAGGCGAGGACGCTGGCGTTCCCGTCCGTGGCGTTCACCGCCCAGTCGACGGTGACGGGGCCGCCGACCGCCCCGATCGCGTACCGTGCGCTTCCGGCTTCGGTGACGATGCGGGCGCGGGCGCGGGTGGCCCGTGCCGGAACCCCGACGGTCGTCGTCGCGCGCAGGCGGTCCCCACGCTTCACGTCGAGGGGCGTCAGCGCCGGTTCCGTCGGCGTCACCGCCCCCGTCCACGAGCCCCGGTAGGTGAAGCGGTACGGACGGCGGCCGTCGGTCGCGTCGATGGCCTCGAACCGCTCCACGTCGCCGTCGTTGATGACGTAGAGGGCGTCGCCGTCGAAGCCGGGGTCGTTGCGGAGATGCTGGAACGGGTGGTGGAGCCAGTCGCCGTAGGGATCGGGGACGAACACGAGGGCGCGGTCGGGCGACCACGACTCGAAGGGTTCGTACGTCTCGGCCAGATGCGACGTGCGCAGGCGGTTCTCGTCGTACGGCTCCGCGACGGCCTCGACGCCCGCGACGCCTCCAACGGCCGCGGACAGCAGGAGCGTCACGGCGAGGACGGCCCCCTGCGTCGGCGCGTCGAGGTCGGCCGTCGCCCGCCGCAGGCGGCCCCAGCAGACGAACGCCCCCGCGGCGCCGAACGCCGAGAGCGGCAGGAGGAGGTCGAAGTGGTAGTACGGACCGAGTAGGCCGATCAGGCCGTTCTCTAACCCGTTGAGCGTCCCCCAGAAGTAGGCGTTGCCGAGGACGACGGCGGGGACGAGACCGAGGAAGACCACCCGGAGCGCGGGCGCGGCGAGCGTCGGGTCCGCGAGCGCCTCCCGGTCGGTCGGGAGTTTCGCGAGGCCGACGAGCGCGAGGAGGGTGCCGACGGGACCGGCGACGGTCCACTCCGTCGTCAGGAGTCCGAGGAGGCGGCCGGTCGTCTCGGCGGCGAGCGCCGGGGAGTAGACGCGGTCGTAGCCCAGAAGTTCGTGGCGCCCGAAGCCGATGCCGTCGTTCGGGCCGAACGCTTTGTACGGGAAGACAAGGAGGTCGCCGGTCGTCACGAGGTTGTACGCGAGCGTGACGACGACGCCCGCGACCCCGAGACCGGCGACGGCGAGGAGGCGCGTGAGCGTCGGGCGGAACTCGTCGGTGCCCCACGTCCACCACAGCGAGCCGACGGCGTGGACGATGAACGGCGACGCGAAGAGAACGGCCGTGTAGGGCCTGGCGAAGAAGGCGAGGCCGACGGCGGCGCCGGCGACGAGGCCCCACCGCGGCGAGTCGCGGCGCATCGTCCGCACGTACGCGACCGCGAACGCGAGATTCAGGAGCGTCGTCGGGGCGTAGGGGAGGAAGACGGCGGAGGTAAAGAGAAAGAGTGGGGCGCCGAGAAGCAGGACGACGGCGAGACGGCCGATCCGGCGGTCGAAGGCGTCGGCCGCGAGCGCGTAGATCAGCGCGGCGTTGCCGGCGGCGATCAGGCCGAGCGAGAGGTTCCAGTCGCCCAGCAGCTTGCCGACGGCGAAGGCGCCGGCGGCGACCGGCGAGTACTTTGAGTAGTAGCGGGGGTCACCGCCCGCGGCGTCGGCGACGAAGAACCACGGCCGCACCAGATAGCCCAAGTCGCCGGGCCGGAGGAACAGTCGCCCCTCCAGCAACATCGCGGCTTGGGTGAGGTAGACGCCCTCGTCGTCGTTGACGGAGTGGTACGGAAAGAGGTCGACCGCGAGCCAGTAGACGACGACGCCGGCGAGGAGCGCGAGGGCGGCGGCGACGAGTCGGTCGCGCCCGGGCCGCAGGGCGGACACTATTCGTCGTCGAGTGGCCGCTGATCGGTCGGGAACCAGGCGAGTTCGTGATCCGCGTCGAGTTCGATCCGGACCGTCGTGTCGAGCGGGAGGGACTCGTCGTGATTGTGCATACACTGGACGGCGGTGTCGTCGTCCAGGTGGACCTCGTAGAGGACCGTCGGCCCGAGGTAGCGCCGGGAGACGACCCGACCGTCGGCCTCGCCGTCGACGGGGATGGCCCGGATGTCGTCCGGGCGGACGAGTACGTCGATCCTCGTGCGGTCGTACGTCCCGGCGAGCCCGTTGATCTGGTCGCGCGGGACGGGACCGAGACCGGTCGTCACCTCGCCGCCGTGGACGTAGCCGGGGAGGAAGCTGGCGTGGCCGAGGAAGCCGGCGACGAAGCGGGATTCGGGCTGCTGGAACACCTGTTCGGGGTTCCCCACCTGCTCTATCCGACCGTCGTTCATGACGGCCACGCGGTCGGAGATGGACATGGCCTCTTCCTGATCGTGGGTGACGGAGATCGCGGTCACGCCCGTCTCCTTGAGGATGCGCCGCACCTCCTCGCGCATCTTCACGCGGAGGTCGACGTCGAGGTTGGAGAAGGGTTCGTCGAGCAACAGCACCTCGGGTTCGGGCGCGAGCGACCGCGCCAGCGCCACCCGCTGTTGTTGGCCCCCGGAGAGTTCGTCGGGGTAGGAGTCGCCCTGGGCTTCCAGACCCACCAGGTCGAGGAGTTCCTCGACCCGCTCCTCGCGGTCGTCGGCGTTCCACGCCTCCAGCCCGAACGCGACGTTCTCGGCGGCGGTAAGATGGGGAAAGAGCGCGAACTCCTGGAAGACGACGCCGATGCCGCGGTCCTCGGGTTCGACGAAGCGGCCGGGGCCGGAGACGGCCGCGCCGTTCAGCGCGATCCTGCCCCCGTTCGGGCGTTCGAGCCCCGCGATGAGGCGGAGCGTCGTCGTCTTGCCACAGCCCGACGGGCCGAGGAGCGTGAGGATTTCGCCCTCGGTGACCGTGAGCGAGAGGTCCTCGATGACCCGTTCGGCGCCGTACGACTTCGAGACGTCGGTCAGTTCGAGAACCGGCGCGCTGCCGGCGGTCGGTTCGTCGGTCCGTGCTTCCGTCGCGTGAATCGTGCTATTTGACATCGTATCCCTCCTGTGACAGGATGACCAGCATCGAGAGCGCCGAGACGCCGAGGAGAATCAACGCGGGGACCGCGGCGTGGCCGTAGTACCCCGAGGCCGTCGCCGACCAGATGTGGGTGACGAGCGTCTTGAACCCCGACGGCCGGAGCAGGAGCGTCGCCGGCAGTTCCTTCATCGTGGTGAGGAAGACGAGCGCCGCGCCGCCGAAGAGGCCGGGCGCGATGAGCGGGAGCGTCACCGCGCGGAAGGCGCCGAAGGAGGAGCGCCCGAGGGTCCGCGCCGCCTCGGGGAGCGCGGGGTTGACCCGCAGAAACGACGCCCGCATCGATCCGACCGCCTGCGGGAGAAAGCGGACGACGTACGCCGCCACCAGCAGGTAGAGGGTCTGGTAGATGGGCCGTGCGTACGACGTGCCCAGATACACCAGGGCGAGGCCGAGCACCACGCCGGGGACGGCGTAGCCGACGTACGTCGCCCGTTCGAACGCCTCGGTCAGGCGCGAGCGGTGGCTGGCGGCGAGGTAGGCGATCGGCAGGCCGGCGACGGTAGCGACGAGCGCCGCCCCCGCCGAGACGCCGACGGAGTTGAGGGCGTAGGCGGGCTGGAAGGCGAGCGCGTTTCCGACCTCGGCGCCCCCCTGTGCCAGCCAGGTCAGCAGGATGCCGAGCGGGACGAACAGCGCCAGTCCGGAGACGGCGAGACACGCCGCCATCGCGACGTACTTCCACTTGCCGAGCCGGACCGTACCGCTCGTGCGGCCGCCCTGCCGGCCGGCGTACAGCGGTTCGTTGCCCCGGACGTGCGACTCCAGCCCGAGGATCAGCAGGGTGACCGCGACCAGTTGCAGCGAGAGCAGCGAGGCCACGTCGCGGCCGAAGGTGGTGAACTCGACGTAGATGACGCGCGTGAACGCGTCGAACTGCATGATCGCGGGGGTACCGAAATCCGAGAGGGCGTAGAGGGCAACGAGGAGGGAGCCGGCGCCGACCGCCGGCTTGATCTGCGGGACGGTCACGCGGCGGAACGCCTCCCACTGGCTGTGTTCGAGCGTCCGGGCGGCGTCGATGAGCGTCGTATCGAGCGACTTCAACGCCGCCCGGGTCGTGATGAACACGTAGGGGTAGGTGTAGAGCGTGATGACGAGCGAGGCGCCGACGAAGCCGTAGATTTCGGGGAGGCGCTCGACGCCGAGCGGCGCGAGCAGGCGCTGGAACGCACCCTGTGGACCAAAGGCCGAGACGAAGGCGAAGGCGCCGATGTAGCTCGGGATCACCAAGGGCAGCGAGACGGCGACGGTGAACCCGCGGCGGAAGGGGAGGTCCGTCCGGACCGTCAGGTAGGCGAGGGGGACGCCGATGAGCACCGAGGCGACGGTGACGACGACGACGAGGGCAGCGCTGTTGACGAACACCTGCACCGTCGACGGTCGCGTCGAGATGTCGATGGCCTCCGCCAGTCCCACGTCGAGTGCGGTTCGGACCAACCACACCAGCGGAAGCAGAACGGCTGCGGCGACGGCCCCGCTCGCTACCGTCGTCGGCAGTGGCAGGCCGTCGCTCGCGTCGTCGACTGTGGGGTAGTCCGTGGCCATAGGGCTGTGTCAGAGTATTCCGACGTCCCGGAGGAGGTTGACCGTCCCCTCCAAGTCGGACAGCTGAGTCAGGTCTAAATCCTCGGGTGGGTTCAATTCGTCGATTGTCGGCAGCCGGCCGATGGGTTCGACGCCGGGCACCAGCGGGTATTCGAACGTCTCCCGCGCGAAGTAGTCCTGCGCTTCCGCCGATAGCAGGTGCCGGACGAAGTTGGCGGCGAGGTCGGTGTCGGCGGCGGTATCGAGGACGCAGGCGCCGGCGACGTTGAAGATGGCGCCCGCGTCGCCGTCGGTGAACGCGGTGGAGATGGGGGCGTTGGGCCGCCCGGCGAGCACCCGCTGGATGTAGTAGTGGTTGGCGAAGCCGGCGCGGAGTTCGCCGTCGGCGACGGCCTGACTCACGAGGAACTCGTCGGGGTAGTTGGCGTCGAGCCCCAGTTCCTGCATTCCGTTGAGCCACTGGCGGGTCTCCTCCTCGCCGTTGAGTGCGCGCATCGCCGTGATGAACGCCTGGAACGAACTGTACGTGGGGGCACAGCCGATGGCGTCGCGGAACGCCTCCGTCTCCGGGAACGCGAAGATGTCGTCGGGGATGTCGGAGTCGGAGAGTTCGTTCGTGTTGTACGGGATGGTTCGGGCGCGTCCGGACGTGCCGATCCACGTCCCGTCGGGGTCGTGGAACTGGTCGGGCACCATGTCCAGCACCTCGGTCGGGAGTTCGGCCGTCCGCCCGCGGTCCTTGAGCGCGCCGAGCGAGCCGGCGTTGACCGAGAAGAACACGTCGGCCGGGCTACCCGACCCCTCGGTTTCGATCTGATTCACCAGCTCGGCAGCCGAGTTGTACCGGGGCCGGATCGTCAGGTCCGGGTAGAGATCCTGGATGTACGTGATGAGTTGCCCGACGAGCGGTTCGCCGCGGCCGGAGTAGAGGGTCAACTCGCCGCTCAGGTCGGGCATCGCCGCCATCGAGACGCCGCCGGAGATGTCCCGCGCGCCGAACGGGGAGCGCCCGGACCCGATCTGTCCGACGACGTTCTCGCCGCCGGTGCCGCCACCGTCACCGTCACCGTCGCCGCCGCCGTTCGCCCCACCATTACCGAGCAGTCCGCTACAGCCCGCGATCGATGCCAACCCGGCGGCACCCCCGAGTCGGAGAACCCGACGCCGGGTGCTACGGTTATCCTTCATAGTTTGATTTAGGCTACCCTAAAACACTTATA from Haloplanus salinus encodes:
- a CDS encoding DUF7846 domain-containing protein, with protein sequence MSALRPGRDRLVAAALALLAGVVVYWLAVDLFPYHSVNDDEGVYLTQAAMLLEGRLFLRPGDLGYLVRPWFFVADAAGGDPRYYSKYSPVAAGAFAVGKLLGDWNLSLGLIAAGNAALIYALAADAFDRRIGRLAVVLLLGAPLFLFTSAVFLPYAPTTLLNLAFAVAYVRTMRRDSPRWGLVAGAAVGLAFFARPYTAVLFASPFIVHAVGSLWWTWGTDEFRPTLTRLLAVAGLGVAGVVVTLAYNLVTTGDLLVFPYKAFGPNDGIGFGRHELLGYDRVYSPALAAETTGRLLGLLTTEWTVAGPVGTLLALVGLAKLPTDREALADPTLAAPALRVVFLGLVPAVVLGNAYFWGTLNGLENGLIGLLGPYYHFDLLLPLSAFGAAGAFVCWGRLRRATADLDAPTQGAVLAVTLLLSAAVGGVAGVEAVAEPYDENRLRTSHLAETYEPFESWSPDRALVFVPDPYGDWLHHPFQHLRNDPGFDGDALYVINDGDVERFEAIDATDGRRPYRFTYRGSWTGAVTPTEPALTPLDVKRGDRLRATTTVGVPARATRARARIVTEAGSARYAIGAVGGPVTVDWAVNATDGNASVLASNGTAAATAPLPAGVSRVTLLVTFVEPQGTTVTYRQTASVERTVRGVRVIWPPEMKVCSLTTDCGRDGVYVGANGDYVSGVSITTSARASNVTAASTAS
- a CDS encoding ABC transporter ATP-binding protein — its product is MSNSTIHATEARTDEPTAGSAPVLELTDVSKSYGAERVIEDLSLTVTEGEILTLLGPSGCGKTTTLRLIAGLERPNGGRIALNGAAVSGPGRFVEPEDRGIGVVFQEFALFPHLTAAENVAFGLEAWNADDREERVEELLDLVGLEAQGDSYPDELSGGQQQRVALARSLAPEPEVLLLDEPFSNLDVDLRVKMREEVRRILKETGVTAISVTHDQEEAMSISDRVAVMNDGRIEQVGNPEQVFQQPESRFVAGFLGHASFLPGYVHGGEVTTGLGPVPRDQINGLAGTYDRTRIDVLVRPDDIRAIPVDGEADGRVVSRRYLGPTVLYEVHLDDDTAVQCMHNHDESLPLDTTVRIELDADHELAWFPTDQRPLDDE
- a CDS encoding ABC transporter permease, translated to MATDYPTVDDASDGLPLPTTVASGAVAAAVLLPLVWLVRTALDVGLAEAIDISTRPSTVQVFVNSAALVVVVTVASVLIGVPLAYLTVRTDLPFRRGFTVAVSLPLVIPSYIGAFAFVSAFGPQGAFQRLLAPLGVERLPEIYGFVGASLVITLYTYPYVFITTRAALKSLDTTLIDAARTLEHSQWEAFRRVTVPQIKPAVGAGSLLVALYALSDFGTPAIMQFDAFTRVIYVEFTTFGRDVASLLSLQLVAVTLLILGLESHVRGNEPLYAGRQGGRTSGTVRLGKWKYVAMAACLAVSGLALFVPLGILLTWLAQGGAEVGNALAFQPAYALNSVGVSAGAALVATVAGLPIAYLAASHRSRLTEAFERATYVGYAVPGVVLGLALVYLGTSYARPIYQTLYLLVAAYVVRFLPQAVGSMRASFLRVNPALPEAARTLGRSSFGAFRAVTLPLIAPGLFGGAALVFLTTMKELPATLLLRPSGFKTLVTHIWSATASGYYGHAAVPALILLGVSALSMLVILSQEGYDVK
- a CDS encoding extracellular solute-binding protein, which encodes MKDNRSTRRRVLRLGGAAGLASIAGCSGLLGNGGANGGGDGDGDGGGTGGENVVGQIGSGRSPFGARDISGGVSMAAMPDLSGELTLYSGRGEPLVGQLITYIQDLYPDLTIRPRYNSAAELVNQIETEGSGSPADVFFSVNAGSLGALKDRGRTAELPTEVLDMVPDQFHDPDGTWIGTSGRARTIPYNTNELSDSDIPDDIFAFPETEAFRDAIGCAPTYSSFQAFITAMRALNGEEETRQWLNGMQELGLDANYPDEFLVSQAVADGELRAGFANHYYIQRVLAGRPNAPISTAFTDGDAGAIFNVAGACVLDTAADTDLAANFVRHLLSAEAQDYFARETFEYPLVPGVEPIGRLPTIDELNPPEDLDLTQLSDLEGTVNLLRDVGIL